Proteins encoded in a region of the Streptomyces sp. NBC_01471 genome:
- a CDS encoding MIP/aquaporin family protein, translating to MSKGVKRTGLVAELSAEFAGTLILILFGCGVVAQVAAAGLGDHDSIAWAWGLGVTLGVYVAGRISGAHINPAVTLAFALYRGFSWAKVVPYIAAQTAGAFVAALLVRWNYTEVLAKFDPGHTFKTQFVFSTLPGNGTLPVSEWGALRDQILGTAILLFVLFALTDLLNDPPGANLGPLLIGLLIVAIGMAFGADAGYAINPARDFGPRLASFITGYHTAWRDQYGNLYFWVPIVGPLIGGALGAGLYKLFIGRYLPGLGKQEAGRIPAAD from the coding sequence ATGTCAAAAGGCGTAAAGAGAACCGGTCTGGTCGCTGAACTGTCCGCCGAATTCGCAGGCACCCTCATCCTCATCCTGTTCGGGTGCGGGGTGGTGGCGCAGGTGGCGGCCGCAGGTCTCGGGGACCACGACAGCATCGCCTGGGCCTGGGGCCTGGGAGTCACCCTGGGCGTGTATGTCGCCGGCCGGATCAGCGGGGCCCACATCAATCCGGCGGTCACGCTCGCCTTCGCCCTCTACCGGGGCTTCTCCTGGGCGAAGGTCGTGCCCTACATCGCGGCGCAGACCGCCGGTGCCTTCGTGGCCGCGCTGCTCGTACGGTGGAACTACACCGAAGTGCTGGCCAAGTTCGACCCCGGCCACACGTTCAAGACGCAGTTCGTCTTCTCGACGCTGCCCGGCAACGGAACCCTCCCGGTCAGCGAGTGGGGAGCCCTGCGCGACCAGATCCTCGGTACCGCGATCCTGCTCTTCGTGCTGTTCGCGCTCACCGACCTGCTCAACGACCCGCCCGGTGCCAATCTGGGGCCGCTGCTCATCGGTCTGCTCATCGTGGCCATCGGGATGGCGTTCGGTGCCGACGCCGGGTACGCCATCAACCCCGCGCGTGACTTCGGCCCCCGGCTGGCGAGCTTCATCACCGGCTATCACACGGCCTGGCGAGATCAGTACGGCAACTTGTACTTCTGGGTGCCGATCGTCGGGCCGCTGATCGGCGGCGCCCTCGGCGCGGGGCTGTACAAGCTGTTCATCGGGCGCTACCTGCCGGGACTCGGCAAGCAGGAGGCCGGGCGCATTCCCGCAGCGGACTGA